Genomic window (Leishmania braziliensis MHOM/BR/75/M2904 complete genome, chromosome 8):
CGGGGACGCGTGGCGATGGGGGCGCACGAAGTAGCACAAAAAAACGCACGGCTTGGCCACACGGCTTCCCGTTTTACAGGATAACCATCTTGCTTCGATGCCGCGATGCACCGTGACGCCTGCAACTGCCAGAGAAAGCGAACAGAACAAAATTCGATTAAGAAAGAAGTGGCAGCACTAACGCACAATCAGTAGGGACTGCGACTGGTGCTGTCGCTGACAGCGCTCACTCTCATGCTCACGGCAATGCATTGCAGAAATACCTTCTGGGTGTTTACTGAGGCAAACGGAGGCACATTTACCCATAGCCAGGCAAGGAGTttggtgtctctctctcaacACCTCCGCTTGTTCATGTTCACTGTGCCTCGTGCACCCATACCCCCCATCCCCATACAATACATACGCACTCTTGCTGTTTCCCTTCTTTACCCTTTTTTACTTTCTCCTACCGTAAACAAACacaaacaacagcagcgcaaaCGAAACTCTTGTGCAGCCTACACTACAGGAGCACCATAACCCAAATTGAGTTCCCTTAGTGCTATCTTCCAGCACACTCACCGGCAAGTCGTGCACAAGCGCATCGCTCTTCCAACAGCATAACACAACAaaagtgcgtgtgtgtgtccttcATCATGTCCTCCGACCCGCGGCTCCGCCTCTCCATGGCGAACCAGAGCAACGTGCCAAAGGAGTACGTTCGTGCCGTGGATCCGCAGCTGCTTCCTCCGCGTGTAGGGCACAATTGGAATGACCAGGCGTTTCGCGCTAAGCAAGGTaagccacagcagctggaggcggagTTCCGCGGCAAGCGTGTGTTTCCTGCCACGCAGAACAGCACGTTCCCAGCGCAGGCCCCAGATATGTGCcgcacggcgcagcagctaGTCGATGCCTTGATGTCCTCTTCCCTCAACCGTAATACCGCTACACGCAAAGTtcgcgctgctgaggagtTACGGCACGTAACGCTGGAGGACAAGGTTTTGCGCTTCTACGCTTTCTTCAATGAGCCGGCACCTGAGGCAGGAGCGGCCTCGTTCTGGCACCGCAAGGTGGTCATCAGTTTCTTCCCTGTCGACGACACCATCCTCATCGAGGAGCCGCACATCATCAACAGCGGCCTTGACGGCGGCGTGTTTCTGAAACGGCAGAAGGTGGTCGCTGATCCACGGCAGCGGGAGAAGTTCCCCGGTGAGGAGTACGTCTCCCTCAACTTCTTCAACGTAGGAGATTCCGTGCGACTCAACGCCACGGACTTCTTCTTGTATGACTGCGATAACTTCACACGCGACTTCCTCACGGCCCTTGGCGTTGAGGTAGGGGCACCGGTAGGGTGTCCGGACGACCTGTTCATGTCTGAGTATGGCCGGTATCAGGAGCGACTCAAATCTGGAAAATTCGGCCTGCTTTCGCAAGACTATGCCGCCGACGAAGCGGAGCGCTCCGTCCGCTTCCTTCGAGACGGTGGAATGGTGCTTCGCTTTTACGCCCTGCTCGACGAGCGGGACAGCGTCCCTGGTGGGATGGTGCGAAGGCTGGAGGTGATGCTGTTCGTGGAGGACAATTCTATTTCTAtcgtgcagcggcagagctCGTCAGAGAGCTGCCGGGGCCTTTACCTGTCGCGATGCTGGCTTCCTAAGTGCGGCTCGGTGGCCAAGACTAACGAGCTGACGTTTACGCATCGCGTGAATGGACAGCGCGAACCGGACATGGGCATCCCAGATGCCTACTACCGCGATGTGGATCTGGACGTCGGCATGACGCTGAACGTCTTTGGGCGCTCGGTTTTTTTGTACGACTGCGATGACTACACACGCGAATTTTTCATGCAGCGCTACGGCGTCTCTTTGCATCCGCCCATCGACGTTTCGAATTACTTACAGGGAGACGCGCGCCGCACGGTGCTCGGGACAGAGGGACCAACGAGGAGCGTCGATAGTGTGAGAGGTGTGGTGGGGCAGCcagccagcgctgccgacgccGGAGACGCCGACGGCTCTCTCGCTGTTGCCTCGGTCAatagcgctgcagcggcgcaagaCATACCGACCGACACGCTGCGTTTCCGTGCTGTGCTCGCCCGCCCTGCCAACCATGACgacgagcagcgccgctttaCCGTTGCGTACTACACCAAATCCGAGGAGTTCGTGGTGCATGAGAGTGCGTTCCCGAAGGCCGGTATCCACGGTGGCTGCATATGGAAGCGGAAGAAGGTGATGAAGGTTCCGCCGAAGCCTGGTCCCCGCAATGCGCCGAAACCGCTGGTCGTCCCGGGCGAGGTGCCGCACTACACCCTCTCCGATCTGGGTGAGGGCAAGGAGCTGGTCATCAATGGTCTACCGCTGCGTTTGTACAGGATGGACGCGCACACCGCCACCTTTTACGCCCGCTGCTCCGGTACGCTGACTGAAGACACTACTGGCGGGCCAGCGGTGGTGACCGATGCGACGGGGGCGATGGTGACGGTGGACCACCTCGTCTCGGAGCTTCGCAGCTACCTTCAATCTCGCTACGGAACTGGTGTAGCCTCATTTCTGGCCCTCGATCGCGACCGCGACGGTATTGTCAGCGTGCCAGAGTTCACCATGGCGATGAAGGTGTTCCAGATCACAGAGGACAAGGGTGCAGCGGCCGCTATCTTCGCGCGTATCACCCCCGCACGCGACACGGGGTACTTCACTTCTGTAGACTTGATGAAGTGGATGGACGCTGCCAGCGAGGATCACAGGACGACCTTGGTACGTACTGCCAGGATGCcaagcggcggcagagaagcCGAACTGAAGGAGATCGAGCGGCGCGCGGTACGCTCAAAGGTACTGAGGGAGCTGAAGTCCCGCTTAGATGCGCGGTGCTGGAAAGGTGCAGACATGTTTCGCCTGGCGTCCACCATGCCGCGTGCCTACGGTGGTCGTCGGGGTGACTTGTATTCTTTCACAAACCCCGACCGCGACACTGTTATCACCCCAGTGCAACTGCGGCGTTGCATTGAGGAGATTCTCACTGGCACCCCCACAGCGGCAGAGATGGCGTGTATCTTAGAGTTCTTCTTCCCTAGTCTTCCAGTGGAGGCCTACACTCAAACTCGCGACAACGGCACCGCCCACGCTGTTGACTTGAACGAGTTCCAGAAGCGCTACTACATTATGACAAAGGAGACGATGCTGCCGGACGATGGTGAAGCTGCCGCCTCAAGCTCGTAACGAAggggacaagagagaggggtggaatagtttctctctttgcctccctTCTCTGTACGAGCATGGCTGCGTTTGAtttgctccccctcccctctttccctcactGCTTGAATGGATTGTTGCAGTAGAGGGACTAGTAGCGTCGTTGGCGCAGGCCACACTCTCCGTTGttttcgtttcctttctcccccttgCTCTCTGGCCAGCCCCATCCGCccctctttgtttgtttcgtccttggcggtggcagggtgTTGCCGATTTGTATGTTCATACGACACGATGGTGatgcttctctccccctccctgtgtgtgtgtgtgtgtgtgtgtgtgtgtgcgtgcgcgcgtgcgtctgctcacctcttccttctcccttgtATGTAGACTAGAGAGCGGCATCGCGTCGTTTTCCATCCCTTTCTTCCTGCAGTCTCCCTTTGcccgcgcgtgcgtgtgtgcgtttgttctcctcttttgtgctctttttgtttgctcgtccgctcccctccccacgccgtattctccatctcctctgcCGCCCGGGACGCGGGAAAAAAGCAAACCTGACTCgaaaagcaaacaaacataACGCATGacctcttccccccaccacccctccttcATACAGGGATACACAGCAGTGTACGGCAGCGACATAGTGCTGAGTTCCAGTGTGTGAGCGCAGAGAAGGCGCTTGAAGCGCTTGTCTAGTTCTTGCACCCGTCCGGTAgtctgcggtggcggtgcgtgcACAGATCGTGCGTGAGCGGGTGTAGCCATACATGTGTAACCCCAGTCGAAGCacatgtgcgcgtgtgtgtgacagACTTTCTCAGGCGCGCAGACACCTCGCTTTTTGAAGCTGGCGCCATTTCTCTCGttgtcccccctccctcaccgtaccatctttccctctctcttttcctttctgttCTCGACATTCGATTGCAGCGCACACATGCGTGTTCGTCTCTCCCGCCTAAGAGGGTCAGCACGAACAGAAGtgagcgaaaagaaagaaatATATAAAAAAGCGTTGCCACCATTTTTTCTGTTGTGTGCTCTCTGTTGTTAATGTGGCTCGTCGGTGTCCATCACCATCGCCAGAGTCACATCGAGTGGAGATCTTGGAGCGTTTATCCGACATCAAGCAATCAAGAACAACACCAAAAATACTCCTGCACCACAGATAAAGAGGGCCAGACATTCTTTCTCAGAGATACGCAAGGCGAGCCACAGAGGTAGCTACTCTCCTCTTCggcacctctctctcacgcccACTGTCTTAGCGGCGCGTGCAAGGGGGTACGACGCGTTGGCTCGTTGTCGCTGATCGGTTTGTTTGTTGTGTTCGCCCATTCTTTTACCGCCCATTTTTACTACCCCGCAAAGAGGCGGCATTTCCCTACACTTAACGACGTGTGCCGATTTTGTCTTTTTTGGTCAATTCTTTATTAGGCCTCTcgcctctcgcctcctctctcttgaaGTGGAGTGAGGGACACCgtaggaaagaaaaacagagaagCATAAAGGAGAGGCAACCCTGTAAACCAGGACGGTactgcgggggagggggggggcaaagagaGCAGACAACGTACACGAACTCACACTTTGCTGTCtatttcctctttcctctcgccCCTCCTCGTTTTCAAGCGTCGGCCGATCGACACGTTGagtctttcccctttcccgttctttttttgttttacCTCCTTCCCAGTACCGCAGATTGTCCTCGAAAATGTCCAGCTCCCCTCTCCGAGATCAGCTGAAGCGCATCGAGAAGGCGTATTTTTACCAGCCGGGCAAGATGACGGAGGTGCACTCGGTGAGTGGCACCGTGAGCCCGCACACGGAGAAGCGGGACCACTCACGTCCGTTCTGCCTAGTCTCCGGTAACGGGAATCGTCCgctggcagaggcggtggcgctcctGATGGGCACCCACACTCACCACACGTCTGTGACGCAGTACTCCAATGGCGAGGTGAACGTGCGCATCAACGAGAGTGTGCTCGGTGCTGATGTCTACATCATTCAGAGCACAGTTGGAAACGAGATCATCGACGTTAATACGGCGCTAATGGAGCTTCTCCTGCTGATCCGCAAGATGCGCCTGAGCAATGCAAAGAGCGTGACTGTCATCGCTCCCTTTTTTGGGTACGCTCGGCAGGACCGAAAGACGAACCTGCGCGGCCccatctccgcctccgcggTTGCACGCATGATCGTGAAGATGGGGGCGGACCGTGTTGCCTCGTTAGACCTGCACTCGAATCAGATCCAAGGTTTCTTTGACAATATTCCCGTAGACAACCTACTCATGGCACACGAGTTCGCACGGTACCTGCGTGACCAGCCGTGGTTCGACGTCGATCAGATGGTGGTCGTCTCGCCTGATGCGGGCGGTGTGGAGCGGGCGAAGCAGCTGGCCGATATTCTTCAGGTGGGCCGCATTGTCACCATCGTGAAGCGGCGCATTGCGGCTGGCAAGGTGGACACGATGCAGAGCGTGGGTGAGGTGGCTGGCTTCACCTGCATCATTGTCGACGATATGGTCGACACCGGGGGCACACTGGTGAAGGCATGCGAACTTCTGAAGGACCTCGGTGCGGTGCGCGTGACGGCGTGTTGCGTGCACGGCATCCTCACAGACCCCTGCTCGGAGCGCATCAACAACTGCAGCGCCCTCCAGGAGCTTGTGGTGTCCGACTCCATCCCGCAGGAAGAGCATCAAAAGGCGATTCCCAAGTTGAAGGTGCTCACCATCGCGCCTCTTATTGCGGCCGTCATCCACCAGTACATGAACGAGGAAAGCGTcagctccctcttctctccatcCCTGCGGGACAACTAAGAAAGGCGCGAAGGTGAAGTCATACACGTGCCTGAGTCAAAGCATGCAGGCGAGAAGACAAGAGAGATGACCTGACGAAGTCGTTCGGTCCTTCACATCTCTCACGgtgtctttctctgcctgtgtcgcccctctctcgctccctttTAACCTATcatcgttgctgctgccgcctttcCCCGCCCGCCGAAagcacacccccacacacacgcgtaaCCGAAGAAgtgagaaagaagaggggagttTGAattccctcttcttccctcctcaccAACCGCAGCGTCGACGTCGGCACAAACCATCGTCGTGTTGATGGTAAAAGACAAATATACATTTAATGTGTatctgtgtgcgcgtgtgtgatGATCTTCTCGATGACTTCTTCCCTGTGCTTGGCCGGCTCAGCTTCTCCGTGTCTTTGACTCAtccactttttttttgtcgtCAACACGTCTAACGCCCTCGAGGGTCCTCTGTCCCCTGCAAAGCAGAGGGAAGCAAAGCCACTGTGTTTTGACCCATATGCACAGGCCGAGAGagacaggcagagagagagacttgCCTCTGATGCAGGTGGCAATGTAGTCGCACCGGCGCGATGATGCACCACTCAGAGTGGTGCAACCTTTGGAGGCCTtgcgaaggtggtggtggaaggggggggggaggaggcgagctTGACGTACTGTGTAGACTCTATCCTGCGtctcctctctttgtctTTTGAGGGTCCCGTGGAGTACCCCCTCTTGTTCAGTGCAGACGTCTGCGTTGAAAAGACggggggcggaggggggggggcaccgctgctgctgctttcaTCATCGTCTCGAagttctctctctctccaagCGATGCCCAGCCGGCATCTGCACACGCTGGGGATGCTCGTGTGACCTTTTTGCGTATGGCGGGCGATGGTGGGTGGGATGTGGCTGGATAAGCGAGCAACAACAGAGTAaattcctcccccctctctctctctctctctctttcgtgttGCTTCCCTacacctctcctcccttctgcTGTTGCACACGCGCCTACACATGACAAGAGGAACCCCCTAGAAGGCAGAGCGGccagaggaaaagaagccATCTCCTTTTCACCGCAGGTGTGTGTAGGTTGtgaacagcagcacacgtaCGCCGGTGCAGCTCTCGCAACACTCTTGGGCGACTCTTCGATCTCCAACAAGGTCCAtcgccttttcccttttccttcgctgtTGTGTGCTTTCCTGTGGGTGCGACTCACAGACACACTGGTGGATAGAGACGCACGTCCTCActccacccacacgcaccctGTGGCATTTTTAGTCTTGTGCCTTCACTGGTGCACCCCACGCAGTTCGTGATAGCACCATAGATACAAACGCAAACACCTACAGGGGGACACACTACTGTgcgccccctctcttttccctttttcccGTGTTTCTTCTCATACAAGTACGCATTCATCTCCCTTTTATACTCTTCCCCCTCTTAGcacccccccttccccacacctTCACCCGCGGATGACGTCGCTGACCCTCAGAGAGATTGGGGTCACTAACGACGTCGCAGGGGATCATGACGTTCTAGAGCTCTTCGCGGTGTGTCGCGAGGGCGTGGTGCACGTGGCGGCGTCCCACCTACTGCCGGACCATGTCGCAGTGACCACAAGAAATGGTTTTGTTGAGCTCATTGACACCGCCACTGGTGAGTTTCGTCTCTTCCTGACATATCTCGATCGAATCCCTCTTGATGCCTCGCTGCGATGCTTCTCACTGGTGCCTAGCCTTTACGCGgcatcgccgcagcagcgccatcgacgCCATCAACACCACCTCCTTTACTCTCTCTCCTACTCGAACGAGCTCCTGTTGGCGAACGTGGAGACGGCCGAGGTGCGCGTCTTTGCAACTTGTGGGAGCCGGCCAAGTGTGGTGCAGTGTGACGGGGACTACATCGTCTGCGGTGAAGGGAACGGgcaggtggcggtgtggcgTGCGAGTGTTGAGGAGTGGGTCACCCGGCATTCCGCTAGCTCCGCTGCATCTGCCTCACCATTGCCGCCTCTGTGGAGGACTTCCTTCTTTGACAGCACCGTCGTTTGTGCAAATCTCCATCGAGATCAGCTCATTTGTTGCTCGGCAGACTACCGCTGCGTCGTAGCGTGCGTGGAAGACGGGGTTGTGCGCGCCACCCTACCCCTCGATCTGGACCAGGCGGTTGCTGTGTTTGCTCTCACGAAGCCACCGGCGACATCGTTGCTGCACACAAGTCTAGCAGTGTGCCTCACCTCACGCATCTCCGTCTTCACATCGATACCGCTCGGCGACACGGCTACCTCAGCGCAGTTTTCCCGGCCTTTGCCGACTTCAACGCACTCGGAGCGCTGGATGCATCAAGGGGACTGTGTTGTGGAacgagaggaggtggcgtgCGCTTCATGCCTTGGGGGTTATCTGGCAGCTGGCACTATCTCTGGactggtgctgctgtacTCCTGCGACGCTGCCGAGTCACTGGTGAGGGAGCTAGTGCGCTTTAACGTCGGCTACGGCGTGATAGGCATGCAACTCTTCCCCAGCGGTACACTCCTTGTCGTCACATCGGTCGGCGATGTCTGGCGATGGCCGCTGGGCGATTTGCTGCGCAACACGAGCGCGAGCGGCACAGAAGGCGTGGGTGATGAGCTGACCGAGGCGGAGCCGACGGCTGCTACACAGCAacctccgctgccgttggCTGCACCAGGGGTACCAGCGGCTTCGTCTCCGGTGAACAATACTCTTCCTACTGAGCCGCGTGCGCCTGCCACCTCGTACGAAGTGAGCTACACGCAGGAGGGCGACATAGAGGACCGCAGCCTCTCTGCCCACGGCACCTCAATTCTggtgcacacacagcagagggagagggaggcaacAGCAGAGGTAGAAGAAACCATTATCGCAGAATCTGTCGACGCTGACGGCCTTGCAGTTGGTGCTAGCCGTGACGCTGAAGCGGAGGGAACTCCATCTGTACATCTCTCTACGGCATCTGCGTCTGTTCGGACCTCAAGTGCTTCCCCCAAGGACGATGCTGGCGAGGACCACCCGGACgagcgcggcagcgacagcacagAGATGGACCCCCACCGCACCGAACCAGCGACAGTTTCGTGccttccgccgccgcctctgcccgTGTCGTCGACGGTTTCAGAGAAGTCtaaggagaggagaggcgtcGGCAGTGTAGttcgctgcgccaccgagTCGCAGCGGCCAACCCTCTACGACCCGGAACAGAGCACTGAAGGGCCAGAGGTGGTGAACGTGAGTGTGTcgtgcagtgctgctggagatTCGGCCGACCTGAGCCATGATGACCTGCACATCGCTGTCTCACCGCCTTCCACTGCTGACACCACTACCCACCACGACGCAGCGTTggagggcagcggcgcagaggggccggaggcggcagcgaaggGGCCAGCCCCAGGTGCAGCAAGGGTGGCAGCCAAGGAGGGGGCGATCAATGACAAGCGCATCCAGACTTTTCAGAGCAACAACGTCTACATCCAGAACACCGCTGATGTGATGCAAGATGCTGTGCACAGAAGCCCAGGTATTgcaagcagagagggagcagGTGTGAAGGCCTCTGTGGATGACCTGGAGCTCGAGTTCACGCACACATTGAAGCGACTGCTAGGGCCAGCTGTGGGCGTTGAAGGTCTCCGCAAGAACCGTCGTATGAGTCCTCGCAAAGTAGCTGGCGTTCTTGCCAACCTCACAAACCAgcaggcagccgcagctggcGCCAAAGCGCTCTCCCACGAGACACCATCGCACCCACGTGCGCTCGAGGGGTTGAACAGTACCAAGTTactggaggagaagcgggcGACGCTAGAGGCAGCTGCGTTCAACTTTGAGGGGTATCGGCAGGCTCACCGCCTGGAGGTGGATGCCTTAAAATATCGCCATCCTCTGCAGGTCCCTACCTACACCCTGCAGGATCGTGTCTTTGACACCGTTGAGTCTTCTAAACGTCTTTGCGACAAGGAGTCCGGGACCGAACGTGGAGCCGCAGGGAATGCTGCCGCCGTTCTCTCCGCGGCACCACAGGATGACCTACGCGACGTGACATACGGGAAGGTGAAGTGGACCCTCGACCCTCGCATCGCCGAAGAGCGTCGGCGCGGCGGGCCAGAgatggcgcagcaccactgcgATGACTTGATCTTCTCAACTCCCCACTCTGCGAAGGCCACGGTGCTGTTTGCCGATGAGGCGCCCCTCATGCCCAGCACGGCGTGGGAGGAGGTTCtcttgctgccgctgccgcttccctCCGCTCCCTCTGTTTTCTAAGGCAGCTGAAAATAGAggcctccctccttctctcaaCGTGTTGTGGGGAGGGACTTTTTCGCTTTTCTTAGGTGTTCAGCCAGTCCCATTACAGCGAGCCCTTCCATCCATCATCGCTATCGCGatcacgcacgcactcaaagtgagagaggtggggggatGGCGAGGGCGGGAGAGGCTGATTTTTCTCGCCGCCTTTCAACAAGGGGGCAGTTGTGATTCTTGTCTTCTTTGGCAGCTGTGGACGGTACCTATTGTGTCCTCCTTCACGGAGAAAGCGAGTGAGGTAGGCAGAGGATGAGAgggtgagagggaggagggcaacgGCCCCGCTCATGTTTtatatgtgtgtgtccccGGACTTCTCTGCCACGTGCGTGCCGCCACGGACTTCACTCTTTGGAGCAAACGTACCGCATGTCTGTGGGGCCCACCCCCGGCGCTGTCTTTTTGTCGTTCTTCTCTGCGTCTTGTGTGGGTATGTCTGTGGGCGATATGTGGTGGGCTCGCTTCTCTTGTCTGCTCTCCCCCGTCCCCTTTCGGCGTGCTGTACTGTGCAGCcatcctctcctctctcctcgctcccctccctcccctccccttttacTCCCTCCACGTCCACAATAAACACGCACGGATGGGTATTCCCTCGtcagtgaaaaaaaaagagagagagagggggtgggaagCCGTTCGCAGACTTAACTCATTACCCACGTCTACACACAGGCGTATGTGCCCAGAAAGCCTGTactgtcttcctcctccatatcgccctcctctccttctcttcctcctttcttccGAAGCCGCGGATTGcgctgggggggggtgcgtggAGTCGGGGTTGGATACGAAGGGTCTACGGCCACCGCCCCAATCACTCCTCTGTACGCAATACACACATAAACTTCTCCACCAACACCTTTGATTCGATTGCGTGGCATTGCCGACCATTACCGTTGCTATAATGAACCGATACAGGGAACTCCAACCCACCATTGATGACATCTTTCACCAGcgtggggaggaggtggtggcccACGAGACGGTGTCAGAGATCGGCAATAAGAAAAAGGCATCGACGCCGCGTCTGCTCATCCTGTCACACTtcctcggcagcagcggcagcgccactcTCAGCATCGTGACGGTGAACCCGAGCAGGAAGCGGGTGAAGCTCAAGTCCGCCTTTGCCGTGGATCGGCTGATCAGTATTTCGAACGAGGGAAGCTTCGATGCAGCCTTCAACTTTGGCTCCAGCGGCGTGCTGTCCGTCAGCTTCGAGTCACACATCCAACGAGAGATGTttctcgctgccgcccgcCGCATCCTTGCGATgccatcgtcgtcctccGGGGCCCATGGGGGCTACGCCGAGAACCGGATGAGCCCCATCCACGGTGTACTCACAGAGGCGGTGGGTGCTCAGGTCGAAGCTGACGCTGCGGCCCGTGTGCGCAAGCTGCGGCAAGACAAGCGACGCGTCTTCACaacggaagaggaggagcacctgctgcgccacatTGGCAATAATGGGGCTGGGTTCGATGATATCAAGCAGTTTCAGGAGAttctccttcgccagcagAAGAGCTCAGAGCTCAGATCGCTCAACTTGCTGACCACCTCCGAGGCTGCGtggcaggaggcgcagcggcaggtgcAGGACCTCGTCCAagacgtggaggaggtggagcagcgcaTTGAGTCGTACTCCAAGCACCTTTTATCGAAGAAGGCCGTTCTTCAGCAGGTGGAGCACACCAACAACACACTGCAGCGACGACAGCAAAACCTGGAGGCGCTGTATATGATGATGTCCGACCTGCGCGACCAACTGCGGCTCGCACCAGCAACCATGACGTTGCTGAGTCGACTACGCACCGTACCAGAGGATTGCCTCGTGGCCTTCTTCTCCGAAGGCAGCAACGCGGTTACCCTATCAATGGCGATGAAGCATATGCAGAGTGTACTGCATAACCCGAAACTGGACAGTGACTTTCCTATCGCCGCTGTCGCGGAGCGGAAGGTGTTTTTTCTGGAGC
Coding sequences:
- a CDS encoding phosphoribosylpyrophosphate synthetase, with the protein product MSSSPLRDQLKRIEKAYFYQPGKMTEVHSVSGTVSPHTEKRDHSRPFCLVSGNGNRPLAEAVALLMGTHTHHTSVTQYSNGEVNVRINESVLGADVYIIQSTVGNEIIDVNTALMELLLLIRKMRLSNAKSVTVIAPFFGYARQDRKTNLRGPISASAVARMIVKMGADRVASLDLHSNQIQGFFDNIPVDNLLMAHEFARYLRDQPWFDVDQMVVVSPDAGGVERAKQLADILQVGRIVTIVKRRIAAGKVDTMQSVGEVAGFTCIIVDDMVDTGGTLVKACELLKDLGAVRVTACCVHGILTDPCSERINNCSALQELVVSDSIPQEEHQKAIPKLKVLTIAPLIAAVIHQYMNEESVSSLFSPSLRDN
- the TSIF gene encoding putative suppressive immunomodulating factor gives rise to the protein MTSLTLREIGVTNDVAGDHDVLELFAVCREGVVHVAASHLLPDHVAVTTRNGFVELIDTATGEFRLFLTYLDRIPLDASLRCFSLVPSLYAASPQQRHRRHQHHLLYSLSYSNELLLANVETAEVRVFATCGSRPSVVQCDGDYIVCGEGNGQVAVWRASVEEWVTRHSASSAASASPLPPLWRTSFFDSTVVCANLHRDQLICCSADYRCVVACVEDGVVRATLPLDLDQAVAVFALTKPPATSLLHTSLAVCLTSRISVFTSIPLGDTATSAQFSRPLPTSTHSERWMHQGDCVVEREEVACASCLGGYLAAGTISGLVLLYSCDAAESLVRELVRFNVGYGVIGMQLFPSGTLLVVTSVGDVWRWPLGDLLRNTSASGTEGVGDELTEAEPTAATQQPPLPLAAPGVPAASSPVNNTLPTEPRAPATSYEVSYTQEGDIEDRSLSAHGTSILVHTQQREREATAEVEETIIAESVDADGLAVGASRDAEAEGTPSVHLSTASASVRTSSASPKDDAGEDHPDERGSDSTEMDPHRTEPATVSCLPPPPLPVSSTVSEKSKERRGVGSVVRCATESQRPTLYDPEQSTEGPEVVNVSVSCSAAGDSADLSHDDLHIAVSPPSTADTTTHHDAALEGSGAEGPEAAAKGPAPGAARVAAKEGAINDKRIQTFQSNNVYIQNTADVMQDAVHRSPGIASREGAGVKASVDDLELEFTHTLKRLLGPAVGVEGLRKNRRMSPRKVAGVLANLTNQQAAAAGAKALSHETPSHPRALEGLNSTKLLEEKRATLEAAAFNFEGYRQAHRLEVDALKYRHPLQVPTYTLQDRVFDTVESSKRLCDKESGTERGAAGNAAAVLSAAPQDDLRDVTYGKVKWTLDPRIAEERRRGGPEMAQHHCDDLIFSTPHSAKATVLFADEAPLMPSTAWEEVLLLPLPLPSAPSVF